The following are from one region of the Rosistilla carotiformis genome:
- a CDS encoding RNA polymerase sigma factor, whose translation MSKQSIEIAPSSSRENQSRDKLSDLLALLSQSNSDALSQIMESYGTEIRRFIRFRMRDSVLRRLHDSIDVEQSVFRRFFKRTGTGDLNLATEDELRAYLFTLAKHRVNELKREQSAQKRKANFVEEDSSFQLGQLAGADGATDSAAAESELMMEVRSIVGTDDWEAVVQRLEGRTWKEVARDRGTKPDTLRKRLQTALQLVKNRLTSTE comes from the coding sequence ATGAGCAAGCAAAGCATTGAAATCGCGCCGTCCTCGTCGAGAGAAAACCAGTCGCGGGACAAACTTTCCGATTTGCTTGCGTTGCTGTCACAGAGCAATTCAGACGCCTTGAGCCAGATCATGGAAAGTTACGGAACCGAGATTCGACGATTTATTCGTTTCCGAATGCGAGATTCTGTTCTTCGGCGGCTGCACGATTCCATTGATGTAGAGCAGTCTGTCTTTCGGCGGTTCTTCAAACGTACTGGTACTGGCGATTTGAATTTGGCCACCGAGGACGAACTGCGGGCCTATTTGTTCACGCTTGCCAAACATCGCGTCAACGAACTGAAGCGAGAGCAATCAGCACAGAAACGAAAAGCAAACTTCGTCGAGGAGGATTCCAGTTTTCAACTGGGACAGCTCGCCGGGGCCGACGGCGCGACCGATTCTGCGGCGGCGGAATCCGAGTTGATGATGGAAGTGCGCTCCATCGTCGGAACGGATGATTGGGAAGCGGTCGTCCAGCGACTCGAAGGGCGAACGTGGAAAGAGGTGGCTCGGGATCGTGGAACCAAGCCGGACACACTTCGCAAACGATTACAAACCGCATTGCAGCTCGTGAAGAACCGACTGACGAGCACAGAATGA
- a CDS encoding serine/threonine protein kinase, protein MTNNDFQQLLDQVDSVPASDITARIESLLASHHDTLDHGQQVDLLYLEYLTRTSAGDSNVVDVLRKRHPSLETDIVRQIKVDTELSRWDDTSIAPPPNDSTESSHRPAGHCIGDYTVLEQIGEGAQAEVFRVVHPQLRCELALKVSKHQSEKAGRILDEGRLLVTVNDPGIARVIDAGIWDDRPFIVSELVRGTTLQKRVEQNSLTTQQLIEFVAEISRTLGKLHDQGIVHCDVKPTNVLFDSQGQPKLIDFGMAVDHSTDGWDADSILRDAHAGGTLAFMAPELFADSEESNGQSDDASRSRGPANDVFSLGGLLYFGLVGRHPYASKTSGEIIDAVASGDWDRQALRDSGAPLALQKACDRAMQLRPSERIESAQRFADSLDGWLARTRRKDGRRIALFAIPLIALLCVGWLAWPSQQSETHTAQPLLSLPSIEAVERFGNLDIKVWAEERAFELVNRVPVQSGEQIQVNAPLRAHHHGELWLIGSDGETNRLAEFAPLGESRWVHFPSDSERAVPLVGPAGSEAVVWIESASPLSARDVQVMLGQPKNWPGLGNATVFRLVDGQLRVEQDDRAFGQSTELESPDAVVQKHLRAVTKELQSQGKHVEIVAFSHIAE, encoded by the coding sequence ATGACTAACAACGATTTTCAACAACTGCTCGATCAAGTCGACTCGGTGCCAGCGAGCGACATCACTGCACGCATCGAATCGCTGTTGGCATCTCATCACGACACGCTCGATCATGGGCAGCAAGTCGATTTGCTCTATTTGGAATATCTGACCCGCACTTCCGCTGGCGACTCGAACGTCGTGGACGTCTTGCGAAAAAGGCATCCGAGTCTCGAAACTGACATTGTTCGTCAAATCAAAGTCGACACCGAACTGTCTCGATGGGATGACACGTCGATAGCGCCCCCGCCAAACGATTCGACCGAATCATCCCATCGTCCGGCAGGTCACTGCATCGGCGACTACACGGTGCTGGAACAGATAGGCGAAGGGGCGCAGGCGGAAGTTTTTCGAGTCGTGCATCCGCAGCTACGTTGCGAGTTGGCACTGAAGGTCAGCAAACATCAATCGGAGAAAGCCGGACGGATTCTCGATGAGGGTCGTCTTTTGGTGACGGTGAACGATCCCGGTATTGCTCGGGTGATCGACGCCGGAATTTGGGATGACCGGCCGTTCATCGTTTCGGAACTCGTTCGCGGCACGACGCTGCAAAAACGCGTCGAGCAGAATTCTCTAACCACGCAACAGTTGATTGAGTTCGTTGCTGAAATATCGCGCACGCTCGGCAAGCTGCACGATCAAGGCATCGTTCATTGCGACGTCAAGCCGACCAATGTTCTATTTGATTCGCAAGGGCAACCCAAGCTGATCGACTTTGGGATGGCTGTCGACCATTCTACCGACGGCTGGGATGCGGATTCCATTCTTCGCGATGCCCATGCCGGTGGCACGCTTGCTTTCATGGCTCCCGAATTGTTCGCGGACTCAGAAGAATCAAACGGTCAATCCGACGATGCTTCGCGATCGCGTGGACCTGCCAACGACGTGTTTTCGCTCGGTGGTTTGTTGTATTTTGGTTTAGTTGGCCGCCATCCTTACGCATCCAAGACGTCGGGCGAGATCATTGATGCGGTGGCCAGTGGCGACTGGGACCGACAGGCCCTTCGAGACTCGGGAGCACCTCTGGCTTTACAGAAAGCTTGCGATCGAGCAATGCAATTGCGACCGAGCGAACGCATCGAATCCGCACAACGATTCGCCGATTCGCTCGACGGTTGGTTGGCACGCACTCGCAGAAAGGATGGCCGCCGTATCGCCTTGTTCGCAATTCCTTTGATCGCGTTGTTGTGCGTCGGATGGTTGGCGTGGCCAAGCCAGCAGAGTGAAACGCATACCGCGCAGCCGCTCTTGAGTTTGCCGTCGATCGAGGCGGTTGAGCGTTTCGGCAATTTGGACATCAAGGTCTGGGCGGAGGAACGTGCTTTCGAGTTGGTCAATCGGGTGCCCGTTCAATCGGGCGAGCAGATTCAGGTCAATGCACCGCTGCGCGCGCATCACCATGGCGAACTTTGGTTAATCGGTAGCGACGGCGAAACGAACCGGCTTGCCGAATTTGCACCGCTAGGCGAATCCCGCTGGGTGCATTTCCCATCGGACTCAGAGAGAGCGGTTCCATTGGTTGGCCCGGCTGGTAGCGAGGCGGTGGTATGGATCGAATCGGCGAGCCCGCTTTCGGCGCGAGATGTTCAGGTGATGTTGGGTCAACCGAAAAACTGGCCAGGCTTGGGGAACGCCACCGTGTTTCGCCTCGTCGATGGACAACTACGAGTTGAACAGGACGATCGAGCGTTTGGGCAAAGTACGGAATTGGAATCACCCGATGCGGTCGTTCAGAAACACTTGCGAGCGGTCACGAAGGAACTTCAATCGCAGGGAAAACACGTGGAAATCGTCGCTTTCTCACATATCGCAGAATAA
- a CDS encoding efflux RND transporter periplasmic adaptor subunit — protein MKIRTPKVPMKWVWLVATLIVVIVGGFTWQHWFPATKAWVDRTAVSFRNGGGESHEGEAAGEADPHAGHDHAAHAGHDEATSLELSKQAIRNIGLSDETIRPIKLETFRRSITVPAVVVERPGRSRVQVATPMTGVVTHVHAVQGEAVEPGSLLLQIRLTHEDLVNAQTDFVRTLGELDVENREIARLEQVTRSGAIAGKVLLERQYSRDKLNANLGAQREALRLHGLSDDQVNQIERERRLLRELQVFTPSVDSHGEAELRLSQHVVQASFVLEDKPQHTGPLILQDLSVHKGQSVNAGETLCILTDYDELFIEGLAFEQDIRQLRGASQNGWQVDAIIEQPGSESRVIESLEIAYLANQVDATSRTLNFYVRLPNQVAKDHRADGNRYVEWRYVPGQRMQLRVPVQEMPEQIVVPVEAVASEGAETFVFQQNGSHFDRVPVHVKYRDQYSAVIDNDGSLFPGDVIAMRGAHQMQMALKNKSGGGVDPHAGHNH, from the coding sequence ATGAAAATCCGAACGCCCAAAGTGCCCATGAAGTGGGTTTGGTTAGTCGCCACGCTGATCGTTGTGATCGTCGGTGGTTTTACCTGGCAGCATTGGTTCCCGGCCACGAAGGCGTGGGTCGATCGAACCGCTGTTTCGTTCCGCAATGGTGGCGGCGAATCGCACGAGGGTGAGGCGGCTGGCGAGGCTGATCCTCATGCCGGTCACGATCACGCAGCTCATGCTGGGCACGACGAGGCGACTTCGTTGGAATTGTCAAAGCAGGCGATCCGAAACATTGGATTGTCCGACGAAACGATTCGCCCGATCAAGCTGGAAACCTTCCGCCGATCCATCACGGTGCCCGCCGTCGTCGTCGAACGTCCTGGTCGTTCACGAGTCCAAGTTGCCACGCCGATGACCGGCGTCGTCACGCATGTTCACGCGGTGCAAGGCGAAGCGGTCGAGCCGGGAAGCCTGCTGCTTCAAATTCGTTTGACGCACGAAGACCTCGTCAACGCACAAACCGATTTCGTCCGCACTCTCGGCGAATTGGATGTCGAGAATCGAGAGATCGCTCGCCTGGAGCAAGTCACCCGAAGTGGTGCGATCGCGGGCAAGGTCTTGTTGGAGCGGCAATACTCCCGTGACAAGCTGAACGCCAATCTCGGTGCTCAGCGTGAAGCATTGCGTCTGCATGGACTGTCAGACGACCAAGTGAATCAAATCGAACGCGAGCGACGGCTGCTGCGTGAGCTACAGGTCTTCACACCGAGTGTGGACAGTCACGGTGAAGCCGAGTTGCGATTGAGCCAGCATGTAGTCCAAGCGAGTTTCGTTCTGGAAGACAAGCCCCAGCACACTGGCCCGTTGATCCTGCAAGATTTGTCCGTTCACAAAGGACAATCCGTCAATGCGGGCGAAACGCTCTGCATCCTAACCGACTATGACGAGTTGTTCATCGAAGGTCTCGCGTTTGAGCAAGACATCCGACAGCTTCGAGGTGCCTCACAAAACGGTTGGCAAGTCGATGCGATCATAGAACAACCGGGGTCCGAATCCCGCGTGATCGAAAGCTTGGAAATCGCGTATCTGGCCAACCAAGTCGATGCCACCTCGCGAACATTGAACTTCTACGTTCGCCTCCCAAACCAAGTCGCCAAGGATCATCGCGCCGACGGCAATCGCTACGTCGAATGGCGTTACGTCCCCGGTCAACGGATGCAGTTGCGAGTACCAGTCCAAGAAATGCCGGAACAAATCGTGGTTCCTGTCGAGGCGGTGGCGAGCGAAGGAGCGGAAACTTTCGTGTTCCAGCAGAACGGCAGTCACTTCGACCGCGTGCCGGTTCATGTGAAGTATCGCGATCAGTATTCCGCCGTGATCGACAATGACGGTTCGCTGTTCCCCGGTGATGTCATCGCCATGCGTGGCGCTCATCAAATGCAAATGGCTCTCAAAAACAAGTCTGGCGGTGGAGTTGATCCACACGCAGGCCACAACCACTAA
- a CDS encoding efflux RND transporter permease subunit, with amino-acid sequence MLNSIIRFALKQRMLVIAVALFLVGFGTWQAMQAPIDVFPDLNRPRVVIMTEAPGLAPEEVETLITFPIETAVNGANGVQAVRSSSGVGISVVYVEFDWNTDIYNDRQIVNERLQLVQERMPQGVKPTLAPISSIMGQILMLGMWSDDGATEPLELRTLGDWVVRQRLLTIPGVSQVFTMGGGRKQFQVLVDPDAMLRFGIALHEVKQAVQNSNDNATGGYLDEQGPNELLVRGLGRVQSIEDLQKVVVTMKEGRPISLGQIARVVEGAQVKRGDSSAWVRDEDRNYSGGPAVILTINKQPGADTRRVTDDVMAAIDELRPSLPGDLRIEPLYTQKSFIDRAIENVAEALRDGGILVVIILFLFLMNVRTTFITLTAIPLSLVMTAIVFSIFDLSINTMTLGGLAVAIGELVDDAIVDVENIYRRLKENRASDNPKHPLLVVFRASIEIRNSIVFGTMIVILVFLPLFALSGMEGRLFAPLGVAYIVSILSSLLVSLTVTPVLSYWLLGSQKLKGHEKDGFVLRGIKWIGDKVIRFSLTVPRFNLAVTAVLVVLSGMFLMSLERDFLPPFNEGAVQLNVVLPPGTSLATSNDISSRVETRLREIEDIEGFIRRTGRAELDEHAEGVNMSEFILELDPESPRSREEQLEEIREAMADIPGIVTAVEQPIAHLISHMISGVKAQIGIKIYGDDLDLLRRKASEMEAAMKAVPGTKDVLVEPQVIIPQLRIELDRDKLLLYGLSAVEVNEFIETALNGQVVSEILIGQRTFDLMLRLDEGYRENMQTLKRLTIDLADGGKLPLESVANIYESGGPNTINREDVRRRIVLQCNVSERGVVDVVQDIQKKVQPIVESLPPGYFVQYSGQFESQQSASRVIGVLFAVSLVGVFLVLYTMFRSVNLSLQVMMALPMAFIGSVIALVVTGQTLTVAAMVGFISLAGIASRNGILLINHYLHLVQHEGEDWSKEMIVRAGLERLAPVLMTALTSGIGLVPLVMAAGEPGKEILYPVATVILGGLISSTLLDFFVHPALFWLIGLKSAERVVNESKTDIPLFEESEEEEFHQQINHSRSRTTETSQPLSEPAT; translated from the coding sequence ATGCTTAATTCAATCATTCGTTTTGCGTTGAAGCAACGCATGCTTGTCATCGCCGTTGCCTTGTTCCTGGTGGGATTCGGGACTTGGCAGGCGATGCAGGCTCCGATCGACGTCTTCCCCGACCTGAACCGGCCTCGCGTGGTCATCATGACCGAGGCACCGGGCTTGGCACCGGAGGAAGTTGAGACACTGATTACGTTTCCGATTGAAACGGCGGTCAATGGCGCGAACGGCGTTCAAGCGGTCCGAAGTTCATCGGGCGTTGGTATCTCGGTCGTCTATGTCGAGTTCGATTGGAACACGGACATTTACAACGACCGTCAAATCGTCAATGAGCGACTGCAACTCGTTCAAGAACGGATGCCGCAGGGCGTGAAGCCAACGCTCGCACCGATCTCTTCCATCATGGGTCAAATCCTAATGTTGGGAATGTGGAGCGACGACGGTGCAACCGAACCGCTTGAACTGCGAACGCTCGGCGATTGGGTCGTGCGGCAGCGATTGCTGACCATCCCTGGCGTTTCGCAAGTCTTCACGATGGGCGGCGGACGCAAGCAGTTTCAAGTGTTGGTCGACCCCGATGCGATGTTGCGATTCGGAATTGCGTTACACGAGGTTAAGCAAGCCGTTCAGAACAGCAATGACAACGCCACGGGCGGCTACTTGGATGAACAAGGCCCGAACGAATTGCTAGTTCGCGGTCTGGGCCGTGTTCAGAGCATTGAAGACCTGCAAAAGGTCGTCGTCACGATGAAGGAAGGCCGCCCCATTTCGCTGGGCCAGATCGCTCGCGTCGTCGAAGGTGCGCAAGTCAAACGCGGCGACAGTTCAGCCTGGGTGCGCGATGAGGACAGGAATTACAGCGGTGGCCCTGCGGTCATTCTTACGATCAACAAGCAACCGGGAGCCGACACGCGGCGAGTGACCGACGATGTGATGGCGGCAATTGATGAGTTGCGGCCTTCTTTGCCGGGTGACCTCCGCATCGAACCGCTCTACACACAAAAGTCATTCATCGACCGTGCCATTGAAAACGTTGCCGAGGCACTTCGTGACGGCGGCATCTTGGTCGTCATTATCTTGTTCCTGTTCCTGATGAACGTCCGCACAACATTCATCACTCTGACCGCGATTCCATTATCGCTGGTAATGACCGCGATCGTGTTTTCGATATTCGATTTGTCGATCAACACGATGACGCTGGGTGGTTTGGCCGTTGCCATCGGCGAACTAGTCGATGATGCGATCGTGGATGTCGAGAACATCTATCGGCGACTCAAAGAGAACCGAGCGAGCGATAACCCCAAGCATCCGTTGTTGGTCGTTTTCCGTGCCAGTATCGAGATTCGCAATTCGATTGTGTTTGGCACGATGATTGTCATCCTCGTGTTCCTGCCGCTGTTCGCTCTGTCGGGCATGGAAGGACGTCTGTTCGCTCCGCTGGGTGTTGCCTACATCGTTTCGATACTCTCATCGTTACTTGTGTCGCTGACCGTCACACCCGTGCTGTCTTATTGGTTGCTCGGTAGCCAAAAGCTCAAGGGGCACGAGAAAGACGGATTCGTCCTGCGAGGCATCAAGTGGATTGGTGACAAAGTCATCCGCTTCAGCCTGACGGTTCCGCGATTCAATTTAGCCGTCACAGCGGTGCTAGTCGTTTTGTCCGGGATGTTCTTGATGAGTCTCGAACGCGACTTCCTACCGCCATTCAATGAAGGTGCCGTGCAACTCAACGTTGTGTTGCCGCCCGGCACGTCACTGGCTACCTCCAACGACATTTCTAGCCGCGTCGAAACTCGATTGCGAGAGATTGAAGACATCGAAGGATTCATTCGACGTACAGGACGCGCCGAGTTAGACGAACACGCCGAGGGCGTGAACATGAGCGAGTTCATCTTGGAACTCGATCCCGAGTCGCCGCGTTCCCGCGAAGAACAGCTTGAAGAAATCCGCGAAGCGATGGCGGATATTCCCGGCATCGTCACGGCGGTCGAGCAACCAATCGCTCACTTGATTTCGCACATGATCTCTGGTGTGAAGGCGCAAATCGGCATCAAGATTTACGGTGACGATCTCGACCTGCTTAGACGTAAGGCGAGCGAGATGGAAGCGGCGATGAAAGCGGTGCCCGGAACCAAGGATGTGCTGGTCGAACCGCAGGTAATCATTCCGCAACTACGGATCGAACTCGACCGAGACAAGCTGTTGCTGTACGGACTCAGTGCCGTCGAAGTAAACGAGTTCATCGAAACGGCTCTCAACGGACAAGTCGTTTCCGAAATCCTGATCGGCCAACGCACATTCGATTTGATGCTGCGTCTCGATGAGGGTTACCGCGAGAACATGCAAACGCTCAAGCGGTTGACGATTGACCTTGCCGACGGTGGCAAATTGCCTTTGGAATCGGTCGCGAACATTTACGAATCAGGCGGCCCGAACACAATCAATCGCGAAGACGTTCGTCGTCGAATCGTGTTGCAATGCAACGTTTCCGAGCGTGGCGTCGTCGATGTGGTGCAAGACATTCAGAAGAAGGTCCAACCCATCGTCGAGTCGCTGCCGCCGGGGTACTTCGTTCAGTACAGCGGACAATTTGAAAGCCAGCAATCCGCATCGCGAGTCATCGGCGTCCTGTTCGCTGTCTCGTTGGTCGGCGTGTTCTTGGTGCTGTACACGATGTTCCGCAGCGTTAACCTCTCGCTGCAAGTGATGATGGCCCTGCCAATGGCGTTCATCGGATCGGTGATCGCGTTGGTCGTCACAGGCCAAACGCTGACCGTCGCTGCGATGGTTGGGTTCATTTCACTGGCCGGGATCGCATCGCGAAACGGAATCTTGCTGATCAACCACTATTTGCACTTGGTGCAGCACGAAGGTGAGGACTGGTCAAAAGAAATGATCGTTCGCGCGGGCCTGGAGCGACTCGCCCCCGTGTTAATGACGGCTCTGACGTCCGGCATCGGCTTGGTGCCGCTGGTCATGGCAGCCGGTGAGCCAGGCAAGGAAATCCTGTATCCGGTTGCGACCGTGATTCTCGGCGGACTGATCAGCTCGACGCTCCTCGACTTCTTTGTCCACCCAGCGTTGTTCTGGCTGATCGGGCTGAAGTCGGCTGAACGTGTTGTTAACGAATCGAAAACCGACATTCCTCTGTTTGAAGAGTCCGAAGAAGAGGAATTTCACCAACAAATCAACCACTCTCGGTCAAGGACGACAGAGACCTCCCAACCCCTTTCCGAACCCGCAACCTAA
- a CDS encoding ABC transporter permease — MKLRHLIWKELWQRPTPMLTSLLAVTLGVTALVAIQNITVFSERKIAGDMESLGANVLVLPPSVTLQDYYGADMHGHTMPEEYVTRLALARLAGVENLAPKLCVEASVDSIPVTLAGILPRSEFQAKAAWQGLGMLGNAVGSDRGCCATAADTGAGNDDPNSLATTRTVQDLGDRDVILGRDLAGQLGAKVGDTLQLFGEDFTVLTVLPATGTIDDGRMFAHLHSVQELSGAGPVVNVIEIMACCEDAAGSLITSLSAELPETRIVTIAQVVQTQIAVNGLMSRLSWVFLSILLLVGGASIASVMYANVTERRKEIGTLMAIGASRNFVTQMFLGKAAVLGLAGGAAGFVVGTIVAAVLGPQLLGIHVSPMPMLLGVGMASATIVAVVASLLPARRAAGLDPCLVFNE, encoded by the coding sequence ATGAAGCTTCGACATTTGATCTGGAAAGAACTTTGGCAACGTCCAACACCGATGTTGACCAGCCTGTTGGCGGTCACGCTTGGCGTCACCGCATTGGTAGCGATTCAGAACATCACCGTGTTCTCTGAACGGAAGATTGCCGGTGATATGGAATCGCTCGGTGCTAACGTTTTGGTATTACCGCCAAGTGTGACGTTGCAGGACTACTACGGAGCCGACATGCACGGGCATACGATGCCCGAGGAATACGTCACCCGACTCGCTCTGGCACGGTTGGCCGGTGTCGAAAATCTGGCTCCTAAGTTGTGCGTCGAAGCCTCTGTTGATTCGATCCCTGTGACTCTCGCCGGAATTTTGCCACGCAGTGAGTTCCAAGCCAAAGCAGCATGGCAGGGACTTGGAATGTTGGGCAACGCGGTTGGGAGCGATCGCGGTTGTTGTGCCACCGCCGCCGACACCGGTGCGGGAAACGATGACCCGAACTCGCTGGCTACTACCCGAACCGTTCAAGACTTGGGCGATCGAGATGTCATTCTCGGTCGCGACCTGGCGGGACAACTCGGTGCGAAAGTTGGCGATACGTTGCAGTTGTTCGGCGAGGATTTCACCGTCCTGACGGTATTGCCAGCGACCGGAACGATTGACGACGGCCGCATGTTCGCTCACTTGCACAGCGTTCAAGAATTGTCCGGTGCAGGCCCAGTCGTCAACGTGATCGAAATCATGGCGTGTTGCGAAGATGCGGCTGGCAGCCTGATTACCAGCCTCTCCGCTGAACTGCCCGAGACGCGGATCGTCACGATCGCGCAAGTGGTTCAAACTCAAATTGCCGTCAACGGATTGATGTCGCGTTTGTCTTGGGTCTTTCTGTCGATCCTGCTGTTGGTCGGTGGAGCGAGCATTGCCAGTGTGATGTACGCCAACGTGACCGAGCGACGCAAAGAAATCGGAACGCTGATGGCAATTGGAGCCAGTCGCAACTTCGTGACCCAAATGTTCCTTGGTAAAGCCGCTGTCTTAGGACTCGCCGGTGGAGCAGCGGGCTTCGTCGTCGGCACCATCGTCGCGGCAGTACTGGGACCACAGTTGCTGGGCATTCACGTCAGTCCGATGCCGATGCTGTTGGGGGTTGGGATGGCATCCGCCACGATCGTTGCGGTGGTCGCCAGCCTCCTGCCCGCGCGCCGCGCCGCTGGTCTCGATCCGTGTCTCGTTTTCAACGAATAG
- a CDS encoding ABC transporter ATP-binding protein: MYQLKSVTQTYERRGQIVTALDNADLTIPDNDFIAIVGPSGSGKTTLLSVLGGMLAPSTGDVMLDGESLYDLSVEERTALRGRKIGFVFQSFNLISWLTARENVQIPLMLSGKTAKQQEDRAMEMLDRVGLSDRTDHRPSEMSQGQQQRVALARTLANDPQIILADEPTGNLDSENRQQVMSYLNEFHQDGRTIVMVTHDADTAAFAHRTIRLVAGVTHEVSMAKAA, encoded by the coding sequence ATGTATCAACTCAAATCTGTTACCCAGACCTACGAACGCCGAGGCCAGATCGTCACGGCACTCGACAACGCCGACCTGACGATTCCAGACAACGACTTCATTGCAATCGTTGGCCCCAGCGGCAGTGGCAAGACCACGTTGTTGTCCGTCCTCGGTGGAATGCTCGCACCGTCAACTGGCGACGTGATGCTCGATGGCGAATCGTTGTATGACCTGTCAGTGGAAGAACGCACGGCGTTGCGAGGCCGAAAGATCGGATTCGTCTTTCAGTCGTTTAATTTGATCTCTTGGCTGACCGCTCGCGAGAACGTGCAAATCCCACTGATGTTGTCCGGCAAAACTGCCAAGCAACAAGAAGATCGTGCGATGGAGATGCTCGACCGCGTCGGCTTGTCCGATCGAACTGATCACCGACCGTCAGAAATGAGCCAAGGACAGCAACAACGAGTCGCATTGGCGCGGACACTCGCAAACGACCCGCAAATCATCCTGGCCGACGAACCGACCGGAAACCTCGATTCAGAAAACCGTCAGCAGGTGATGAGTTATCTGAATGAATTTCACCAAGACGGACGCACGATCGTCATGGTCACCCACGACGCCGACACCGCCGCGTTTGCGCACCGCACCATTCGACTCGTCGCCGGAGTTACCCATGAGGTTTCGATGGCAAAAGCCGCTTAA
- a CDS encoding methyltransferase family protein: MPLREEFVRSGSWLFRWRSYLPFVFLPLILVAAMRYPVIESHPNLHFAWSLLSLCISLLGLAIRCHVIGHAADGTSGRNTKSQVAELLNTTGFYSVVRHPLYLGNFLIALGIVMHSLAPWLVVIYIMAFALYYERIMFAEEAFLRRKFGRDFMAWSTQTPAFLPRLRQWKKAAVPMDFPKVIRAESAAVAVIAFAFPALEFVMHHATEGSVAIESSWYALLASGVVLYAVARVMKRQLRRWLKYERILYAAAK; the protein is encoded by the coding sequence ATGCCCCTCAGGGAAGAATTTGTCCGTTCGGGATCATGGCTGTTCCGCTGGCGGAGCTATCTGCCCTTCGTATTCTTGCCTTTGATTTTAGTCGCTGCGATGCGTTATCCGGTTATCGAATCGCACCCGAATCTACATTTTGCGTGGAGTCTGCTGAGTCTTTGCATATCACTGCTAGGGCTGGCTATCCGTTGCCACGTGATCGGTCACGCGGCTGACGGCACCTCCGGTCGAAACACGAAATCGCAAGTCGCCGAGTTGCTAAACACAACCGGTTTCTACTCGGTCGTGAGGCATCCGTTGTACTTGGGCAATTTCCTGATTGCACTTGGGATCGTGATGCACTCGTTGGCACCGTGGCTGGTCGTGATCTACATCATGGCGTTCGCGTTGTACTACGAACGCATCATGTTTGCCGAGGAAGCGTTCCTGCGGCGTAAGTTTGGTCGTGACTTCATGGCTTGGTCAACTCAAACGCCAGCTTTTCTTCCGCGATTGCGTCAATGGAAGAAGGCTGCGGTTCCCATGGACTTCCCGAAAGTCATCCGTGCTGAGTCTGCGGCAGTCGCCGTGATCGCGTTCGCATTTCCGGCATTGGAATTTGTCATGCACCATGCAACCGAAGGTAGCGTCGCGATTGAGAGCTCGTGGTACGCCCTGTTGGCATCGGGTGTTGTGTTGTACGCGGTCGCCCGCGTGATGAAGCGTCAACTGCGACGCTGGTTGAAATATGAACGAATTCTGTACGCGGCAGCAAAATGA
- a CDS encoding BON domain-containing protein, whose product MTDGKNQNGSQETLHAKVERIVHKFGFDNVCVSSIKAGHVEMTGTVSNINDRALIVAIARTTPGVQQFSIEIKIEND is encoded by the coding sequence ATGACCGATGGCAAGAATCAAAACGGCTCGCAAGAAACGTTGCACGCAAAGGTGGAGCGAATCGTTCACAAATTTGGCTTCGACAACGTCTGCGTTTCAAGCATCAAAGCCGGGCACGTCGAGATGACCGGCACGGTTAGCAATATCAATGACCGCGCGTTGATTGTCGCAATCGCTCGAACAACACCGGGCGTTCAACAGTTCAGCATTGAGATCAAGATCGAAAACGACTGA